From Dermochelys coriacea isolate rDerCor1 chromosome 23, rDerCor1.pri.v4, whole genome shotgun sequence, one genomic window encodes:
- the HIF3A gene encoding hypoxia-inducible factor 3-alpha isoform X3, with protein MESSSLQCASRSTTELRKEKSRDAARCRRSKETEVFYQLAHTLPFARGVSAHLDKASIMRLTISYLRMHKLITSEEWRGQPEQVDACYLKALDGFVMVLTEEGDMAYLSENVSKHLGLTQLELIGHSIFDFIHPCDQEELQDVLSPRQGFSKKKDVKTERSFSLRMKSTLTSRGRTVNLKSATWKVLHCAGHMRSYTPVREGPEEGEEGFAEPPLRCLVLICEAIPHPANIETPLDSSTFLSQHSMDMKFTYCDERIAEVAGYTPDELLGCSIYEYIHALDSDAVSKSIHTLLSKGQVVTGQYRFLAKSGGYLWAQTQATVISNSKNSQPESVVCVHFVLSQVEETGVVLSLEQTERQGEGRRLPPEPDPACQANGSPEELEPDTGETVLNLSFERHGPRLLAFLRPAHVSEGELQRDPRRFCSPDLHRLLGPIFDPPGARANREGALRARSSPRPPEAILPPQDSAKSAAPAKLLFDMENVQKLFASTQEAVETALQQDYEGFDLEMLAPYISMDDDFQLSSTDQPPWLAEKRGDPAAARGTGPPPPPASPPLRPRSSSFHGVSAREPDLPGLPRWGSETSLSQPRSLQPPEEEPMELEGAGSPPTAPLGGNHRDHPASHLGARKRALELNLEEEGADFLEAAPLKRAHGSEPDSFLLPSLNLGFLLSVEEGLNAGGPRGSMVLGRKLLALEEPAALLGDMLPFVVDGPVLSQLALYDGEDEALEQSGGHFQPGEELLGELDQAT; from the exons CCGGTCTACGACGGAGCTGCGCAAGGAGAAGTCGCGGGACGCGGCGCGATGCCGGAGGAGCAAGGAGACCGAGGTGTTTTACCAGCTCGCCCACACCCTGCCCTTCGCCCGGGGGGTCAGCGCCCACCTGGACAAGGCCTCCATCATGCGCCTCACCATCAGCTACCTGCGGATGCACAAGCTCATCACCTCGG AGGAGTGGCGAGGGCAGCCGGAGCAGGTGGATGCCTGTTACCTGAAGGCCCTGGACGGTTTCGTCATGGTGCTGACGGAGGAGGGCGACATGGCTTACTTGTCGGAGAACGTCAGCAAGCACCTGGGGCTGACCCAG CTGGAGCTGATTGGACACAGCATCTTCGATTTCATCCACCCCTGTGACCAGGAGGAGCTGCAGGATGTGCTGAGCCCCCGGCAGG GCTTCTCTAAGAAGAAGGACGTGAAGACCGAGCGCAGCTTCTCCCTGCGCATGAAGAGCACCCTGACCAGCAGGGGGCGCACCGTCAACCTCAAGTCGGCCACCTGGAAG GTGCTGCATTGTGCCGGCCACATGCGATCCTACACCCCGGTGCGGGAGGGCccggaggagggagaggaggggttcGCGGAGCCCCCCCTGCGCTGCCTGGTACTGATCTGCGAGGCCATCCCCCACCCCGCCAACATCGAAACCCCCCTGGACAGCAGCACCTTCCTCAGCCAGCACAGCATGGACATGAAATTCACCTACTGTGACGAGAG GATCGCGGAGGTGGCGGGGTACACACCCGACGAATTACTGGGCTGCTCCATCTATGAGTACATCCACGCCCTGGACTCCGACGCCGTCAGCAAGAGCATCCACACCC TGCTGAGCAAAGGGCAGGTGGTGACGGGCCAGTACCGCTTCCTGGCCAAGAGCGGGGGCTACCTGTGGGCCCAGACGCAGGCCACCGTTATCTCCAACAGCAAGAACTCCCAGCCCGAGAGTGTCGTCTGCGTCCACTTCGTCCTCAG ccaggtggaggagacaggcgTGGTTCTGTCGCTGGAGCAGACTGAACGCCAGGGTGAGGGGCGGCGCCTGCCCCCGGAGCCTGACCCTGCCTGCCAGGCCAACGGGAGCCCCGAGGAACTAGAGCCAGACACTGGGGAGACCGTTCTCAACCTCAGCTTCG AGCGGCACGGCCCCCGGCTCCTGGCCTTCCTGCGCCCGGCCCACGTGAGCGAGGGGGAGCTGCAGCGTGACCCGCGCCGGTTCTGCAGCCCCGACTTGCACCGGCTGCTGGGGCCCATCTTCGACCCGCCTGGAGCCCGCGCCAACAGAGAGGGGGCCCTGCGGGCACGGTCCTCCCCCCGCCCGCCAGAGGCCATCCTGCCGCCCCAGGACTCTGCCAAGAGTGCCGCCCCG gcCAAGCTGCTCTTTGACATGGAGAACGTGCAGAAGCTCTTCGCCTCCACCCAGGAGGCCGTGGAGACAGCACTGCAG CAGGATTACGAAGGGTTCGACCTGGAGATGCTGGCTCCGTACATCTCAATGGACGACGATTTCCAGCTCAGCAGCACCGACCAGCCCCCCTGGCTGGCTGAAAAACGGGGTGATCCTGCCGCAGCCAGGGGAAcaggccccccaccaccacctgcctcgcCCCCATTGCGTCCTCGCTCCAGCAGCTTCCATGGGGTGTCTGCCCGCGAACCCGACCTGCCTGGCCTGCCCCGCTGGGGCAGTGAGACCAGCCTGAGCCAGCCTCggtccctccagcccccagaggAGGAGCCCATGGAGCTGGAAGGGGCTGGGTCACCACCGACAGCGCCCCTAGGGGGCAACCACAGGGATCACCCAGCCTCACACCTGGGGGCTAGGAAGAG gGCCTTGGAGCTAaacctggaggaggaaggggctgacTTTCTGGAGGCGGCACCCCTGAAACGTGCCCATGGCTCCGAGCCCGACAGCTTCCTGCTGCCCTCCCTTAACCTG ggtTTCCTGCTGAGTGTGGAGGAGGGGCTGAACGCCGGGGGCCCCCGGGGCAGCATGGTGCTAGGGCGGAAGCTGCTGGCCCTGGAGGAACCAGCGG ccctgctgggCGACATGCTGCCCTTCGTGGTGGATGGTCCAGTGCTCTCCCAGCTGGCCCTGTACGACGGCGAGGATGAGGCCTTGGAGCAGAGCGGCGGGCACTTCCAGCCGGGCGAGGAGCTCCTGGGGGAGCTGGACCAGGCCACCTGA
- the HIF3A gene encoding hypoxia-inducible factor 3-alpha isoform X4, which translates to MESSSLQCASRSTTELRKEKSRDAARCRRSKETEVFYQLAHTLPFARGVSAHLDKASIMRLTISYLRMHKLITSEEWRGQPEQVDACYLKALDGFVMVLTEEGDMAYLSENVSKHLGLTQLELIGHSIFDFIHPCDQEELQDVLSPRQGFSKKKDVKTERSFSLRMKSTLTSRGRTVNLKSATWKVLHCAGHMRSYTPVREGPEEGEEGFAEPPLRCLVLICEAIPHPANIETPLDSSTFLSQHSMDMKFTYCDERIAEVAGYTPDELLGCSIYEYIHALDSDAVSKSIHTLLSKGQVVTGQYRFLAKSGGYLWAQTQATVISNSKNSQPESVVCVHFVLSQVEETGVVLSLEQTERQGEGRRLPPEPDPACQANGSPEELEPDTGETVLNLSFERHGPRLLAFLRPAHVSEGELQRDPRRFCSPDLHRLLGPIFDPPGARANREGALRARSSPRPPEAILPPQDSAKSAAPAKLLFDMENVQKLFASTQEAVETALQDYEGFDLEMLAPYISMDDDFQLSSTDQPPWLAEKRGDPAAARGTGPPPPPASPPLRPRSSSFHGVSAREPDLPGLPRWGSETSLSQPRSLQPPEEEPMELEGAGSPPTAPLGGNHRDHPASHLGARKRALELNLEEEGADFLEAAPLKRAHGSEPDSFLLPSLNLGFLLSVEEGLNAGGPRGSMVLGRKLLALEEPAALLGDMLPFVVDGPVLSQLALYDGEDEALEQSGGHFQPGEELLGELDQAT; encoded by the exons CCGGTCTACGACGGAGCTGCGCAAGGAGAAGTCGCGGGACGCGGCGCGATGCCGGAGGAGCAAGGAGACCGAGGTGTTTTACCAGCTCGCCCACACCCTGCCCTTCGCCCGGGGGGTCAGCGCCCACCTGGACAAGGCCTCCATCATGCGCCTCACCATCAGCTACCTGCGGATGCACAAGCTCATCACCTCGG AGGAGTGGCGAGGGCAGCCGGAGCAGGTGGATGCCTGTTACCTGAAGGCCCTGGACGGTTTCGTCATGGTGCTGACGGAGGAGGGCGACATGGCTTACTTGTCGGAGAACGTCAGCAAGCACCTGGGGCTGACCCAG CTGGAGCTGATTGGACACAGCATCTTCGATTTCATCCACCCCTGTGACCAGGAGGAGCTGCAGGATGTGCTGAGCCCCCGGCAGG GCTTCTCTAAGAAGAAGGACGTGAAGACCGAGCGCAGCTTCTCCCTGCGCATGAAGAGCACCCTGACCAGCAGGGGGCGCACCGTCAACCTCAAGTCGGCCACCTGGAAG GTGCTGCATTGTGCCGGCCACATGCGATCCTACACCCCGGTGCGGGAGGGCccggaggagggagaggaggggttcGCGGAGCCCCCCCTGCGCTGCCTGGTACTGATCTGCGAGGCCATCCCCCACCCCGCCAACATCGAAACCCCCCTGGACAGCAGCACCTTCCTCAGCCAGCACAGCATGGACATGAAATTCACCTACTGTGACGAGAG GATCGCGGAGGTGGCGGGGTACACACCCGACGAATTACTGGGCTGCTCCATCTATGAGTACATCCACGCCCTGGACTCCGACGCCGTCAGCAAGAGCATCCACACCC TGCTGAGCAAAGGGCAGGTGGTGACGGGCCAGTACCGCTTCCTGGCCAAGAGCGGGGGCTACCTGTGGGCCCAGACGCAGGCCACCGTTATCTCCAACAGCAAGAACTCCCAGCCCGAGAGTGTCGTCTGCGTCCACTTCGTCCTCAG ccaggtggaggagacaggcgTGGTTCTGTCGCTGGAGCAGACTGAACGCCAGGGTGAGGGGCGGCGCCTGCCCCCGGAGCCTGACCCTGCCTGCCAGGCCAACGGGAGCCCCGAGGAACTAGAGCCAGACACTGGGGAGACCGTTCTCAACCTCAGCTTCG AGCGGCACGGCCCCCGGCTCCTGGCCTTCCTGCGCCCGGCCCACGTGAGCGAGGGGGAGCTGCAGCGTGACCCGCGCCGGTTCTGCAGCCCCGACTTGCACCGGCTGCTGGGGCCCATCTTCGACCCGCCTGGAGCCCGCGCCAACAGAGAGGGGGCCCTGCGGGCACGGTCCTCCCCCCGCCCGCCAGAGGCCATCCTGCCGCCCCAGGACTCTGCCAAGAGTGCCGCCCCG gcCAAGCTGCTCTTTGACATGGAGAACGTGCAGAAGCTCTTCGCCTCCACCCAGGAGGCCGTGGAGACAGCACTGCAG GATTACGAAGGGTTCGACCTGGAGATGCTGGCTCCGTACATCTCAATGGACGACGATTTCCAGCTCAGCAGCACCGACCAGCCCCCCTGGCTGGCTGAAAAACGGGGTGATCCTGCCGCAGCCAGGGGAAcaggccccccaccaccacctgcctcgcCCCCATTGCGTCCTCGCTCCAGCAGCTTCCATGGGGTGTCTGCCCGCGAACCCGACCTGCCTGGCCTGCCCCGCTGGGGCAGTGAGACCAGCCTGAGCCAGCCTCggtccctccagcccccagaggAGGAGCCCATGGAGCTGGAAGGGGCTGGGTCACCACCGACAGCGCCCCTAGGGGGCAACCACAGGGATCACCCAGCCTCACACCTGGGGGCTAGGAAGAG gGCCTTGGAGCTAaacctggaggaggaaggggctgacTTTCTGGAGGCGGCACCCCTGAAACGTGCCCATGGCTCCGAGCCCGACAGCTTCCTGCTGCCCTCCCTTAACCTG ggtTTCCTGCTGAGTGTGGAGGAGGGGCTGAACGCCGGGGGCCCCCGGGGCAGCATGGTGCTAGGGCGGAAGCTGCTGGCCCTGGAGGAACCAGCGG ccctgctgggCGACATGCTGCCCTTCGTGGTGGATGGTCCAGTGCTCTCCCAGCTGGCCCTGTACGACGGCGAGGATGAGGCCTTGGAGCAGAGCGGCGGGCACTTCCAGCCGGGCGAGGAGCTCCTGGGGGAGCTGGACCAGGCCACCTGA
- the HIF3A gene encoding hypoxia-inducible factor 3-alpha isoform X2, translated as MRAGPGLEWGAVSPEVCLPAAPTFNEQSYPRAAVGPEVLGCAESGLRASRSTTELRKEKSRDAARCRRSKETEVFYQLAHTLPFARGVSAHLDKASIMRLTISYLRMHKLITSEEWRGQPEQVDACYLKALDGFVMVLTEEGDMAYLSENVSKHLGLTQLELIGHSIFDFIHPCDQEELQDVLSPRQGFSKKKDVKTERSFSLRMKSTLTSRGRTVNLKSATWKVLHCAGHMRSYTPVREGPEEGEEGFAEPPLRCLVLICEAIPHPANIETPLDSSTFLSQHSMDMKFTYCDERIAEVAGYTPDELLGCSIYEYIHALDSDAVSKSIHTLLSKGQVVTGQYRFLAKSGGYLWAQTQATVISNSKNSQPESVVCVHFVLSQVEETGVVLSLEQTERQGEGRRLPPEPDPACQANGSPEELEPDTGETVLNLSFERHGPRLLAFLRPAHVSEGELQRDPRRFCSPDLHRLLGPIFDPPGARANREGALRARSSPRPPEAILPPQDSAKSAAPAKLLFDMENVQKLFASTQEAVETALQDYEGFDLEMLAPYISMDDDFQLSSTDQPPWLAEKRGDPAAARGTGPPPPPASPPLRPRSSSFHGVSAREPDLPGLPRWGSETSLSQPRSLQPPEEEPMELEGAGSPPTAPLGGNHRDHPASHLGARKRALELNLEEEGADFLEAAPLKRAHGSEPDSFLLPSLNLGFLLSVEEGLNAGGPRGSMVLGRKLLALEEPAALLGDMLPFVVDGPVLSQLALYDGEDEALEQSGGHFQPGEELLGELDQAT; from the exons CCGGTCTACGACGGAGCTGCGCAAGGAGAAGTCGCGGGACGCGGCGCGATGCCGGAGGAGCAAGGAGACCGAGGTGTTTTACCAGCTCGCCCACACCCTGCCCTTCGCCCGGGGGGTCAGCGCCCACCTGGACAAGGCCTCCATCATGCGCCTCACCATCAGCTACCTGCGGATGCACAAGCTCATCACCTCGG AGGAGTGGCGAGGGCAGCCGGAGCAGGTGGATGCCTGTTACCTGAAGGCCCTGGACGGTTTCGTCATGGTGCTGACGGAGGAGGGCGACATGGCTTACTTGTCGGAGAACGTCAGCAAGCACCTGGGGCTGACCCAG CTGGAGCTGATTGGACACAGCATCTTCGATTTCATCCACCCCTGTGACCAGGAGGAGCTGCAGGATGTGCTGAGCCCCCGGCAGG GCTTCTCTAAGAAGAAGGACGTGAAGACCGAGCGCAGCTTCTCCCTGCGCATGAAGAGCACCCTGACCAGCAGGGGGCGCACCGTCAACCTCAAGTCGGCCACCTGGAAG GTGCTGCATTGTGCCGGCCACATGCGATCCTACACCCCGGTGCGGGAGGGCccggaggagggagaggaggggttcGCGGAGCCCCCCCTGCGCTGCCTGGTACTGATCTGCGAGGCCATCCCCCACCCCGCCAACATCGAAACCCCCCTGGACAGCAGCACCTTCCTCAGCCAGCACAGCATGGACATGAAATTCACCTACTGTGACGAGAG GATCGCGGAGGTGGCGGGGTACACACCCGACGAATTACTGGGCTGCTCCATCTATGAGTACATCCACGCCCTGGACTCCGACGCCGTCAGCAAGAGCATCCACACCC TGCTGAGCAAAGGGCAGGTGGTGACGGGCCAGTACCGCTTCCTGGCCAAGAGCGGGGGCTACCTGTGGGCCCAGACGCAGGCCACCGTTATCTCCAACAGCAAGAACTCCCAGCCCGAGAGTGTCGTCTGCGTCCACTTCGTCCTCAG ccaggtggaggagacaggcgTGGTTCTGTCGCTGGAGCAGACTGAACGCCAGGGTGAGGGGCGGCGCCTGCCCCCGGAGCCTGACCCTGCCTGCCAGGCCAACGGGAGCCCCGAGGAACTAGAGCCAGACACTGGGGAGACCGTTCTCAACCTCAGCTTCG AGCGGCACGGCCCCCGGCTCCTGGCCTTCCTGCGCCCGGCCCACGTGAGCGAGGGGGAGCTGCAGCGTGACCCGCGCCGGTTCTGCAGCCCCGACTTGCACCGGCTGCTGGGGCCCATCTTCGACCCGCCTGGAGCCCGCGCCAACAGAGAGGGGGCCCTGCGGGCACGGTCCTCCCCCCGCCCGCCAGAGGCCATCCTGCCGCCCCAGGACTCTGCCAAGAGTGCCGCCCCG gcCAAGCTGCTCTTTGACATGGAGAACGTGCAGAAGCTCTTCGCCTCCACCCAGGAGGCCGTGGAGACAGCACTGCAG GATTACGAAGGGTTCGACCTGGAGATGCTGGCTCCGTACATCTCAATGGACGACGATTTCCAGCTCAGCAGCACCGACCAGCCCCCCTGGCTGGCTGAAAAACGGGGTGATCCTGCCGCAGCCAGGGGAAcaggccccccaccaccacctgcctcgcCCCCATTGCGTCCTCGCTCCAGCAGCTTCCATGGGGTGTCTGCCCGCGAACCCGACCTGCCTGGCCTGCCCCGCTGGGGCAGTGAGACCAGCCTGAGCCAGCCTCggtccctccagcccccagaggAGGAGCCCATGGAGCTGGAAGGGGCTGGGTCACCACCGACAGCGCCCCTAGGGGGCAACCACAGGGATCACCCAGCCTCACACCTGGGGGCTAGGAAGAG gGCCTTGGAGCTAaacctggaggaggaaggggctgacTTTCTGGAGGCGGCACCCCTGAAACGTGCCCATGGCTCCGAGCCCGACAGCTTCCTGCTGCCCTCCCTTAACCTG ggtTTCCTGCTGAGTGTGGAGGAGGGGCTGAACGCCGGGGGCCCCCGGGGCAGCATGGTGCTAGGGCGGAAGCTGCTGGCCCTGGAGGAACCAGCGG ccctgctgggCGACATGCTGCCCTTCGTGGTGGATGGTCCAGTGCTCTCCCAGCTGGCCCTGTACGACGGCGAGGATGAGGCCTTGGAGCAGAGCGGCGGGCACTTCCAGCCGGGCGAGGAGCTCCTGGGGGAGCTGGACCAGGCCACCTGA
- the HIF3A gene encoding hypoxia-inducible factor 3-alpha isoform X1, with protein sequence MRAGPGLEWGAVSPEVCLPAAPTFNEQSYPRAAVGPEVLGCAESGLRASRSTTELRKEKSRDAARCRRSKETEVFYQLAHTLPFARGVSAHLDKASIMRLTISYLRMHKLITSEEWRGQPEQVDACYLKALDGFVMVLTEEGDMAYLSENVSKHLGLTQLELIGHSIFDFIHPCDQEELQDVLSPRQGFSKKKDVKTERSFSLRMKSTLTSRGRTVNLKSATWKVLHCAGHMRSYTPVREGPEEGEEGFAEPPLRCLVLICEAIPHPANIETPLDSSTFLSQHSMDMKFTYCDERIAEVAGYTPDELLGCSIYEYIHALDSDAVSKSIHTLLSKGQVVTGQYRFLAKSGGYLWAQTQATVISNSKNSQPESVVCVHFVLSQVEETGVVLSLEQTERQGEGRRLPPEPDPACQANGSPEELEPDTGETVLNLSFERHGPRLLAFLRPAHVSEGELQRDPRRFCSPDLHRLLGPIFDPPGARANREGALRARSSPRPPEAILPPQDSAKSAAPAKLLFDMENVQKLFASTQEAVETALQQDYEGFDLEMLAPYISMDDDFQLSSTDQPPWLAEKRGDPAAARGTGPPPPPASPPLRPRSSSFHGVSAREPDLPGLPRWGSETSLSQPRSLQPPEEEPMELEGAGSPPTAPLGGNHRDHPASHLGARKRALELNLEEEGADFLEAAPLKRAHGSEPDSFLLPSLNLGFLLSVEEGLNAGGPRGSMVLGRKLLALEEPAALLGDMLPFVVDGPVLSQLALYDGEDEALEQSGGHFQPGEELLGELDQAT encoded by the exons CCGGTCTACGACGGAGCTGCGCAAGGAGAAGTCGCGGGACGCGGCGCGATGCCGGAGGAGCAAGGAGACCGAGGTGTTTTACCAGCTCGCCCACACCCTGCCCTTCGCCCGGGGGGTCAGCGCCCACCTGGACAAGGCCTCCATCATGCGCCTCACCATCAGCTACCTGCGGATGCACAAGCTCATCACCTCGG AGGAGTGGCGAGGGCAGCCGGAGCAGGTGGATGCCTGTTACCTGAAGGCCCTGGACGGTTTCGTCATGGTGCTGACGGAGGAGGGCGACATGGCTTACTTGTCGGAGAACGTCAGCAAGCACCTGGGGCTGACCCAG CTGGAGCTGATTGGACACAGCATCTTCGATTTCATCCACCCCTGTGACCAGGAGGAGCTGCAGGATGTGCTGAGCCCCCGGCAGG GCTTCTCTAAGAAGAAGGACGTGAAGACCGAGCGCAGCTTCTCCCTGCGCATGAAGAGCACCCTGACCAGCAGGGGGCGCACCGTCAACCTCAAGTCGGCCACCTGGAAG GTGCTGCATTGTGCCGGCCACATGCGATCCTACACCCCGGTGCGGGAGGGCccggaggagggagaggaggggttcGCGGAGCCCCCCCTGCGCTGCCTGGTACTGATCTGCGAGGCCATCCCCCACCCCGCCAACATCGAAACCCCCCTGGACAGCAGCACCTTCCTCAGCCAGCACAGCATGGACATGAAATTCACCTACTGTGACGAGAG GATCGCGGAGGTGGCGGGGTACACACCCGACGAATTACTGGGCTGCTCCATCTATGAGTACATCCACGCCCTGGACTCCGACGCCGTCAGCAAGAGCATCCACACCC TGCTGAGCAAAGGGCAGGTGGTGACGGGCCAGTACCGCTTCCTGGCCAAGAGCGGGGGCTACCTGTGGGCCCAGACGCAGGCCACCGTTATCTCCAACAGCAAGAACTCCCAGCCCGAGAGTGTCGTCTGCGTCCACTTCGTCCTCAG ccaggtggaggagacaggcgTGGTTCTGTCGCTGGAGCAGACTGAACGCCAGGGTGAGGGGCGGCGCCTGCCCCCGGAGCCTGACCCTGCCTGCCAGGCCAACGGGAGCCCCGAGGAACTAGAGCCAGACACTGGGGAGACCGTTCTCAACCTCAGCTTCG AGCGGCACGGCCCCCGGCTCCTGGCCTTCCTGCGCCCGGCCCACGTGAGCGAGGGGGAGCTGCAGCGTGACCCGCGCCGGTTCTGCAGCCCCGACTTGCACCGGCTGCTGGGGCCCATCTTCGACCCGCCTGGAGCCCGCGCCAACAGAGAGGGGGCCCTGCGGGCACGGTCCTCCCCCCGCCCGCCAGAGGCCATCCTGCCGCCCCAGGACTCTGCCAAGAGTGCCGCCCCG gcCAAGCTGCTCTTTGACATGGAGAACGTGCAGAAGCTCTTCGCCTCCACCCAGGAGGCCGTGGAGACAGCACTGCAG CAGGATTACGAAGGGTTCGACCTGGAGATGCTGGCTCCGTACATCTCAATGGACGACGATTTCCAGCTCAGCAGCACCGACCAGCCCCCCTGGCTGGCTGAAAAACGGGGTGATCCTGCCGCAGCCAGGGGAAcaggccccccaccaccacctgcctcgcCCCCATTGCGTCCTCGCTCCAGCAGCTTCCATGGGGTGTCTGCCCGCGAACCCGACCTGCCTGGCCTGCCCCGCTGGGGCAGTGAGACCAGCCTGAGCCAGCCTCggtccctccagcccccagaggAGGAGCCCATGGAGCTGGAAGGGGCTGGGTCACCACCGACAGCGCCCCTAGGGGGCAACCACAGGGATCACCCAGCCTCACACCTGGGGGCTAGGAAGAG gGCCTTGGAGCTAaacctggaggaggaaggggctgacTTTCTGGAGGCGGCACCCCTGAAACGTGCCCATGGCTCCGAGCCCGACAGCTTCCTGCTGCCCTCCCTTAACCTG ggtTTCCTGCTGAGTGTGGAGGAGGGGCTGAACGCCGGGGGCCCCCGGGGCAGCATGGTGCTAGGGCGGAAGCTGCTGGCCCTGGAGGAACCAGCGG ccctgctgggCGACATGCTGCCCTTCGTGGTGGATGGTCCAGTGCTCTCCCAGCTGGCCCTGTACGACGGCGAGGATGAGGCCTTGGAGCAGAGCGGCGGGCACTTCCAGCCGGGCGAGGAGCTCCTGGGGGAGCTGGACCAGGCCACCTGA
- the HIF3A gene encoding hypoxia-inducible factor 3-alpha isoform X5 — MRLTISYLRMHKLITSEEWRGQPEQVDACYLKALDGFVMVLTEEGDMAYLSENVSKHLGLTQLELIGHSIFDFIHPCDQEELQDVLSPRQGFSKKKDVKTERSFSLRMKSTLTSRGRTVNLKSATWKVLHCAGHMRSYTPVREGPEEGEEGFAEPPLRCLVLICEAIPHPANIETPLDSSTFLSQHSMDMKFTYCDERIAEVAGYTPDELLGCSIYEYIHALDSDAVSKSIHTLLSKGQVVTGQYRFLAKSGGYLWAQTQATVISNSKNSQPESVVCVHFVLSQVEETGVVLSLEQTERQGEGRRLPPEPDPACQANGSPEELEPDTGETVLNLSFERHGPRLLAFLRPAHVSEGELQRDPRRFCSPDLHRLLGPIFDPPGARANREGALRARSSPRPPEAILPPQDSAKSAAPAKLLFDMENVQKLFASTQEAVETALQQDYEGFDLEMLAPYISMDDDFQLSSTDQPPWLAEKRGDPAAARGTGPPPPPASPPLRPRSSSFHGVSAREPDLPGLPRWGSETSLSQPRSLQPPEEEPMELEGAGSPPTAPLGGNHRDHPASHLGARKRALELNLEEEGADFLEAAPLKRAHGSEPDSFLLPSLNLGFLLSVEEGLNAGGPRGSMVLGRKLLALEEPAALLGDMLPFVVDGPVLSQLALYDGEDEALEQSGGHFQPGEELLGELDQAT, encoded by the exons ATGCGCCTCACCATCAGCTACCTGCGGATGCACAAGCTCATCACCTCGG AGGAGTGGCGAGGGCAGCCGGAGCAGGTGGATGCCTGTTACCTGAAGGCCCTGGACGGTTTCGTCATGGTGCTGACGGAGGAGGGCGACATGGCTTACTTGTCGGAGAACGTCAGCAAGCACCTGGGGCTGACCCAG CTGGAGCTGATTGGACACAGCATCTTCGATTTCATCCACCCCTGTGACCAGGAGGAGCTGCAGGATGTGCTGAGCCCCCGGCAGG GCTTCTCTAAGAAGAAGGACGTGAAGACCGAGCGCAGCTTCTCCCTGCGCATGAAGAGCACCCTGACCAGCAGGGGGCGCACCGTCAACCTCAAGTCGGCCACCTGGAAG GTGCTGCATTGTGCCGGCCACATGCGATCCTACACCCCGGTGCGGGAGGGCccggaggagggagaggaggggttcGCGGAGCCCCCCCTGCGCTGCCTGGTACTGATCTGCGAGGCCATCCCCCACCCCGCCAACATCGAAACCCCCCTGGACAGCAGCACCTTCCTCAGCCAGCACAGCATGGACATGAAATTCACCTACTGTGACGAGAG GATCGCGGAGGTGGCGGGGTACACACCCGACGAATTACTGGGCTGCTCCATCTATGAGTACATCCACGCCCTGGACTCCGACGCCGTCAGCAAGAGCATCCACACCC TGCTGAGCAAAGGGCAGGTGGTGACGGGCCAGTACCGCTTCCTGGCCAAGAGCGGGGGCTACCTGTGGGCCCAGACGCAGGCCACCGTTATCTCCAACAGCAAGAACTCCCAGCCCGAGAGTGTCGTCTGCGTCCACTTCGTCCTCAG ccaggtggaggagacaggcgTGGTTCTGTCGCTGGAGCAGACTGAACGCCAGGGTGAGGGGCGGCGCCTGCCCCCGGAGCCTGACCCTGCCTGCCAGGCCAACGGGAGCCCCGAGGAACTAGAGCCAGACACTGGGGAGACCGTTCTCAACCTCAGCTTCG AGCGGCACGGCCCCCGGCTCCTGGCCTTCCTGCGCCCGGCCCACGTGAGCGAGGGGGAGCTGCAGCGTGACCCGCGCCGGTTCTGCAGCCCCGACTTGCACCGGCTGCTGGGGCCCATCTTCGACCCGCCTGGAGCCCGCGCCAACAGAGAGGGGGCCCTGCGGGCACGGTCCTCCCCCCGCCCGCCAGAGGCCATCCTGCCGCCCCAGGACTCTGCCAAGAGTGCCGCCCCG gcCAAGCTGCTCTTTGACATGGAGAACGTGCAGAAGCTCTTCGCCTCCACCCAGGAGGCCGTGGAGACAGCACTGCAG CAGGATTACGAAGGGTTCGACCTGGAGATGCTGGCTCCGTACATCTCAATGGACGACGATTTCCAGCTCAGCAGCACCGACCAGCCCCCCTGGCTGGCTGAAAAACGGGGTGATCCTGCCGCAGCCAGGGGAAcaggccccccaccaccacctgcctcgcCCCCATTGCGTCCTCGCTCCAGCAGCTTCCATGGGGTGTCTGCCCGCGAACCCGACCTGCCTGGCCTGCCCCGCTGGGGCAGTGAGACCAGCCTGAGCCAGCCTCggtccctccagcccccagaggAGGAGCCCATGGAGCTGGAAGGGGCTGGGTCACCACCGACAGCGCCCCTAGGGGGCAACCACAGGGATCACCCAGCCTCACACCTGGGGGCTAGGAAGAG gGCCTTGGAGCTAaacctggaggaggaaggggctgacTTTCTGGAGGCGGCACCCCTGAAACGTGCCCATGGCTCCGAGCCCGACAGCTTCCTGCTGCCCTCCCTTAACCTG ggtTTCCTGCTGAGTGTGGAGGAGGGGCTGAACGCCGGGGGCCCCCGGGGCAGCATGGTGCTAGGGCGGAAGCTGCTGGCCCTGGAGGAACCAGCGG ccctgctgggCGACATGCTGCCCTTCGTGGTGGATGGTCCAGTGCTCTCCCAGCTGGCCCTGTACGACGGCGAGGATGAGGCCTTGGAGCAGAGCGGCGGGCACTTCCAGCCGGGCGAGGAGCTCCTGGGGGAGCTGGACCAGGCCACCTGA